A genomic window from Oceanobacillus timonensis includes:
- a CDS encoding glycosyltransferase family 2 protein, with protein sequence MALQELIDFSSYILKKSNQSIQLSIIIPVFNREDTIQGCLDKLKNITYNKENLEIIIVDDCSTDQTFEALSAYEVDFPNLSLLRRKDNSGGASLPRNDGMKIATGKWILFLDSDDYITSHAIADAMKVVETSPKTDMVCMPYFRKEGSKRPISRSAFNYSQTITNLHFLQTKLYNSLNAVGKMFKRSIIENYNISFPSHIKVREDNWFMMKIYSVSDNIAILGNQKSYYFIGEKDEASLSRGNTPPRDAVKIFISVYDFIQALPIKDEQKYDYLTLYLNRYSNMIKRGKHAPLRFFEHTKETLEILLNNPLLSGDAKNFIQDLFHGKYNIVDKESSI encoded by the coding sequence TCTATTATTATCCCTGTATTTAATAGAGAAGATACTATTCAAGGTTGCTTGGATAAATTAAAAAATATCACATATAATAAAGAAAATTTGGAGATTATCATAGTAGATGACTGCTCAACGGATCAAACTTTTGAGGCACTTTCTGCATATGAAGTTGATTTTCCGAATCTCTCTCTTTTACGTAGAAAAGACAATTCTGGTGGTGCATCATTACCTCGAAATGATGGAATGAAAATAGCTACCGGAAAATGGATTCTATTTCTTGATTCTGATGATTATATAACTTCACATGCAATAGCAGATGCGATGAAAGTAGTTGAAACCAGCCCTAAAACAGATATGGTTTGTATGCCCTATTTTAGAAAGGAAGGAAGTAAACGACCAATCAGCAGGTCAGCCTTCAACTATTCTCAAACAATTACAAATCTTCATTTTCTGCAAACAAAGTTATATAACTCTTTAAATGCTGTAGGAAAAATGTTTAAAAGAAGTATCATAGAAAATTACAACATATCTTTTCCTAGTCATATAAAAGTAAGAGAAGATAATTGGTTTATGATGAAAATTTATAGCGTTTCTGATAACATTGCCATTTTAGGAAATCAAAAGAGCTACTACTTTATTGGTGAAAAAGATGAGGCATCTTTATCAAGAGGGAATACTCCTCCCAGGGATGCTGTGAAGATTTTTATATCCGTATACGATTTTATCCAAGCATTACCTATAAAAGATGAGCAAAAGTATGATTATCTTACGTTATACTTGAACCGATACTCAAATATGATTAAAAGGGGAAAACACGCACCTCTTAGATTTTTTGAACATACAAAAGAAACATTGGAGATACTTTTGAATAACCCTTTACTCTCTGGAGATGCTAAAAACTTTATTCAGGATTTGTTTCATGGTAAATATAATATTGTAGATAAAGAGAGTAGTATATAG
- a CDS encoding YolD-like family protein, with protein sequence MKPVLDLDQLELNGIRIHDAHKEGTEVRIKYFKDNQLKEITCNIIKSMGIWDMDIKCSNIDGRIEIPFNWIVQVEPV encoded by the coding sequence GTGAAACCTGTTTTGGATTTAGATCAGTTAGAGCTTAATGGAATTAGAATACATGATGCGCATAAAGAGGGAACAGAGGTTAGAATAAAATATTTTAAAGACAATCAATTGAAAGAGATAACATGTAATATTATTAAATCAATGGGTATATGGGATATGGATATTAAATGTTCTAATATTGACGGAAGGATAGAAATACCTTTCAATTGGATAGTACAGGTGGAGCCTGTTTAA
- a CDS encoding alpha/beta hydrolase has protein sequence MKYVYEAKGSPDGPTLLLLHGTGGTESDLLPLADLIDPNANVLSVRGNVLENGMPRFFRRLGEGVFDEEDLIKRTEELHEFLDEASQRIGFDRKQVTAVGYSNGANIAGSLLFHYKDSLQKAILHHPMVPRKGIDLPDLTGTEVFIAAGDNDPMCPPEEAEELQQLLRDAGANADIHWESNGHQLTMTEVKAAANWYAN, from the coding sequence GTGAAATATGTATACGAAGCCAAAGGCAGTCCAGATGGGCCTACCCTGCTCCTTTTACATGGAACAGGCGGGACGGAGAGTGACTTATTACCTTTAGCGGATCTTATTGACCCCAATGCAAATGTCTTGAGCGTACGCGGGAATGTATTGGAAAATGGCATGCCCCGCTTTTTCCGCCGTTTGGGAGAAGGCGTTTTTGATGAAGAAGATTTGATCAAACGAACAGAAGAATTACATGAATTTCTCGATGAAGCAAGTCAAAGAATTGGTTTTGACCGGAAGCAAGTGACGGCTGTCGGCTATTCCAACGGCGCAAATATTGCCGGAAGTCTTTTATTCCATTATAAAGACTCCTTGCAAAAGGCCATTCTTCACCATCCAATGGTTCCTAGAAAAGGAATTGACCTCCCGGATTTAACGGGGACAGAGGTATTTATTGCTGCTGGAGATAACGATCCGATGTGTCCGCCAGAGGAAGCGGAAGAACTACAACAGTTACTCAGAGATGCTGGCGCTAATGCTGATATTCATTGGGAGAGTAATGGACATCAACTCACCATGACCGAAGTAAAAGCTGCCGCAAACTGGTATGCTAACTAA
- a CDS encoding MarR family winged helix-turn-helix transcriptional regulator → MAENLSLKSFVITMKASRALEEVTKKDIKKHGMRSSDFAILEALYHKGRQTIRDISESVLISTGSITYVIDKLEKKELLARVNCSDDRRVVYLEITDKGTEIMDDIFPKHQQVIEELFQGISESDKQTVIDVLKKVGYKASEKE, encoded by the coding sequence TTGGCTGAGAATTTATCATTGAAATCTTTTGTCATTACCATGAAGGCTTCCCGAGCTTTGGAAGAAGTCACAAAAAAGGATATAAAGAAACATGGTATGCGTTCATCTGATTTTGCTATTTTAGAAGCACTGTACCATAAAGGCAGACAGACTATCCGGGACATTTCGGAATCTGTACTAATCAGTACCGGTTCGATAACGTATGTGATTGATAAATTGGAGAAAAAAGAGCTGCTGGCCCGGGTCAATTGTTCGGATGATCGCAGAGTAGTCTATTTAGAAATTACGGATAAAGGGACAGAAATCATGGATGATATCTTCCCAAAACACCAACAGGTGATTGAAGAACTGTTTCAAGGTATTTCGGAAAGTGATAAACAGACCGTTATTGACGTATTAAAAAAAGTCGGTTACAAAGCCAGTGAAAAAGAATAG
- a CDS encoding DUF5067 domain-containing protein, which produces MKKFLFLLVSSLVLLLAACGGESEEGNNEESRGTDASAEASSANESEEENTEASNEVFENEDYKFVFGEAEQLEGIRGNQVLAIEIEFTNKSDEAQSPWSASTVVLDQSEVSDVTTESVMGANGELPEDYKEDLYRMDTEINSGETVDAILAFEIQNPGSEIQIADSVLSEEDITFERVYETE; this is translated from the coding sequence TTGAAAAAATTCTTGTTTTTATTGGTATCATCACTTGTCCTACTCTTAGCTGCATGCGGAGGGGAAAGCGAAGAAGGAAACAATGAGGAGTCAAGAGGAACTGATGCTTCTGCAGAAGCATCAAGCGCAAACGAATCGGAAGAAGAAAATACCGAAGCAAGCAATGAAGTATTCGAAAATGAAGATTATAAGTTTGTTTTCGGTGAAGCAGAGCAATTAGAAGGAATACGAGGAAATCAAGTTTTAGCTATAGAAATCGAATTTACAAACAAAAGTGATGAAGCGCAAAGTCCTTGGAGTGCATCCACGGTTGTTTTAGATCAGTCAGAAGTGTCAGATGTAACGACGGAATCTGTCATGGGAGCGAATGGAGAATTGCCAGAAGATTATAAGGAAGACTTATACAGAATGGATACTGAAATTAATAGCGGCGAGACAGTAGATGCTATTTTAGCTTTCGAAATACAAAATCCTGGTTCAGAAATTCAAATAGCGGATAGTGTTTTATCAGAAGAGGATATTACATTCGAACGGGTTTATGAAACGGAGTAA
- a CDS encoding calcium/sodium antiporter, giving the protein MEYILLIVGFILLVKGADWFVDGSANISRLLRVPPVLIGLTIVALGTSAPEVTVSIIAAIQGTADVSVGNVVGSNIFNITMVVGIAAVIFPLQVKNEMIVKQIPFTLLASLALLALAGDVTLQGSAENILSRSDGFILLLFLSIFMYYIIEVGLKSRKETKPVGDSNVKWGKSTLITVIGVAAIIIGGQFVVNNATEIALSWGMSEALVGLTIVAVGTSLPELVTSISAAMKKESEIAMGNVVGSCIFNILFVLGTTSLISPLSINPIIFTDIWIMIVLTILLLIFSRTGFRIGRKEGFILFLMYVIYMIYIIMRN; this is encoded by the coding sequence ATGGAATATATTTTATTAATCGTAGGTTTTATCTTATTAGTAAAAGGAGCGGACTGGTTTGTAGACGGTTCTGCAAATATATCCAGGCTCTTGCGTGTTCCTCCGGTATTAATTGGGTTAACCATTGTTGCTTTGGGAACCAGTGCGCCGGAAGTGACCGTTAGTATTATTGCTGCAATTCAGGGAACGGCAGATGTGTCTGTCGGGAATGTCGTCGGCAGTAATATTTTTAATATAACGATGGTTGTTGGTATTGCAGCAGTTATCTTTCCGCTTCAAGTGAAAAATGAAATGATTGTGAAGCAGATTCCTTTTACCTTACTGGCTTCCTTAGCTTTATTAGCATTAGCTGGGGACGTGACATTACAAGGATCTGCCGAAAATATACTTAGCAGAAGTGATGGGTTTATTTTACTCTTGTTCCTGTCCATTTTTATGTACTATATTATCGAAGTAGGTTTAAAAAGCAGGAAAGAAACGAAACCGGTCGGCGACTCGAACGTAAAGTGGGGAAAAAGCACCCTTATTACGGTGATTGGTGTTGCAGCCATCATAATAGGCGGGCAGTTTGTTGTGAATAATGCAACAGAAATTGCACTGTCATGGGGGATGAGCGAGGCCTTAGTCGGTCTGACTATTGTTGCTGTCGGAACATCACTCCCGGAACTGGTTACATCGATATCCGCAGCAATGAAAAAAGAAAGCGAAATTGCCATGGGGAATGTGGTTGGCAGTTGTATCTTTAACATATTATTTGTTTTGGGTACCACTTCATTAATATCTCCGCTGTCGATTAATCCGATTATTTTTACAGATATCTGGATTATGATTGTATTGACGATTTTATTACTTATCTTTTCCAGAACAGGATTTCGAATTGGGCGGAAGGAAGGCTTCATTCTTTTCCTGATGTATGTCATTTATATGATTTACATTATTATGAGAAACTAA